One Littorina saxatilis isolate snail1 linkage group LG12, US_GU_Lsax_2.0, whole genome shotgun sequence genomic region harbors:
- the LOC138982964 gene encoding uncharacterized protein: protein MDSSDSDQYDEDLFNAQDMDTDDEFDREVQRRRRTTQDFDLLLLNLKPSVGRRGILAENFDLSKYTDYQCQRYFRFHTAQDVEQLRGLLRMPDMMRTETGTVAPGLEVLCITLRRLAYPCRYVDLGTMFRRSESALCQLFNLGLNHIYDNFSPKIIELNQPWLTLPQLHMYCDVIADKGAALQNCWGFIDGTVRPICKPSEIQRELFNGHKRVHGIKFQSIVTPDGLIANLFGPMSGRRHDAALLNASGLLDHMERHYNINGQPLCIYGDPAYPQRPHLYRPFLGHNLTPQQQQFNTDMSSVRQAVEFGFGKVVENWAFLDYKKNLKLFLSPVGKLYHVGAILTNCLTCMYPAHGGLVNYFEIDPPSIDEYLQ, encoded by the exons ATGGATTCATCCGACTCTGATCAGTATGATGAGGATCTTTTCAACGCGCAGGATATGGATACAGACGATGAGTTTGATAGAGAGGTACAACGCAGGCGACGAACAACGCAGGATTTTGACCTTCTCTTGCTGAACCTGAAGCCAAGTGTTGGGAGGAGGGGAATCCTTGCAGAAAACTTTGACCTCTCAAAATACACAGACTATCAGTGCCAGAGGTACTTTCGGTTCCACACGGCCCAAGATGTGGAACAACTCAGGGGTTTACTGCGGATGCCTGACATGATGCGAACTGAAACTGGCACCGTAGCACCAG GCTTGGAGGTACTGTGCATCACACTACGTCGCCTCGCGTACCCGTGTCGCTATGTGGACCTTGGCACGATGTTTCGCAGGAGTGAGTCGGCGTTGTGCCAACTGTTCAACCTGGGACTGAATCACATTTACGACAACTTCTCACCCAAGATCATCGAACTGAACCAGCCATGGCTGACCTTGCCTCAGTTGCACATGTACTGCGATGTTATTGCGGACAAAGGTGCTGCCCTCCAGAATTGTTGGGGTTTCATCGATGGAACAGTGAGACCAATATGCAAGCCATCCGAAATCCAACGGGAACTTTTCAATGGCCACAAAAGAGTCCACGGAATCAAGTTCCAAAGCATCGTTACCCCCGATGGTTTGATTGCCAACCTTTTTGGACCAATGTCAGGGCGGCGCCATGATGCTGCGCTGCTGAATGCCAGTGGGTTGCTGGATCACATGGAGAGGCATTACAACATCAATGGACAACCTCTCTGCATATATGGTGATCCTGCATACCCACAGAGGCCCCATCTTTATCGGCCATTTTTGGGACACAATCTGACACCGCAACAGCAGCAATTCAACACGGACATGTCCTCAGTTCGCCAAGCTGTTGAATTTGGATTTGGAAAAGTGGTTGAGAACTGGGCTTTCTTGGACTACAAGAAAAACTTGAAGCTTTTTCTCTCGCCCGTTGGCAAATTGTACCATGTGGGTGCCATTCTGACGAATTGTCTGACCTGCATGTACCCAGCGCATGGTGGTCTTGTGAACtactttgaaattgacccaccTTCCATTGATGAATACCTGCAGTGA
- the LOC138983218 gene encoding uncharacterized protein, producing MQGSTSHKSQHPASEMAEERRTNIRWTDVMDIELCQQAILVNPWKEGVTWKLLLVKLHDTLMKQRRKENAAELRGSGIVVPELTDLQKSLDELLELKDEAERRKRKVKAERKGEVAAEVQVQQQIQDAAMRTGGLRKLLTEEGEAKADESEEEVLLQERGQARQAAAANTVAVDTANAVAIAKKYEPVTPRGKKRDVLEYMKTRDDNEEKLRNGETERRKEIAREHRDLRMKELDERKLLTQQKLEHERREGEAQRMIRERELDNQKRELEIRKQEADNNSAMLKGMIEMLQQMKK from the exons ATGCAGG GTTCAACTTCACACAAATCCCAGCACCCAGCATCTGAAATGGCAGAAGAGCGAAGGACTAATATCCGATGGACGGATGTGATGGACATTGAGTTGTGCCAGCAGGCAATACTCGTCAACCCTTGGAAGGAGGGGGTGACATGGAAGCTTCTGCTGGTGAAGCTACACGACACCTTGATGAAACAGAGGAGAAAGGAGAACGCTGCAGAACTGAGAGG CTCTGGAATTGTGGTGCCAGAGCTGACGGATCTCCAAAAATCCCTGGACGAACTGCTTGAATTGAAGGACGAGGCGGAAAGAAGAAAACGAAAGGTCAAAGCGGAGCGGAAGGGAGAAGTGGCTGCTGAAGTGCAAGTTCAACAGCAAATCCAGGATGCAGCCATGAGGACAGGCGGGCTTCGGAAAC TGCTAACAGAGGAGGGTGAAGCTAAAGCAGATGAGAGCGAGGAGGAGGTTTTGCTGCAAGAGAGGGGACAGGCACGACAGGCCGCCGCCGCAAACACAGTGGCTGTTGACACAGCAAATGCAGTGGCCATAGCTAAAAAATACGAACCTGTGACTCCTAGAGGAAAAAAGAGGGATGTTCTGGAATATATGAAAACCAGAGACGACAATGAAGAAAAACTTCGGAACGGAGAGACGGAACGCCGAAAAGAGATAGCGAGGGAGCATAGAGATCTTCGGATGAAGGAGTTGGATGAGCGAAAGTTGCTCACTCAGCAAAAGTTGGAACATGAGAGGAGGGAAGGTGAGGCGCAGAGAATGATCAGGGAAAGGGAATTGGACAATCAAAAGAGAGAGCTAGAAATAAGAAAACAAGAGGCAGACAACAACTCTGCCATGTTGAAGGGTATGATAGAGATGTTGCAACAGATGAAAAAATGA